Below is a window of Arabidopsis thaliana chromosome 2, partial sequence DNA.
atgaaaatgGAAAGGGACAAAGGAGGGAATTAGAAAGGTGAGGGCATCATCGGTATTTACTTAGACGAAAaacaaactctcttttttcaatttctctgtctcttcacAATTATTACTTCACCAGCTTTAATTGTTATGTATCTGTCTACGTATGAAAGATATTTACCCATACacacagaaaacaaaacaaaaattctaaaagatCGTTATGAATTATTGTATCGTAGGAATGAAAGAAAAcgattataatttttttctagaatgaataataaaaaaagtgaaaaccgTTTGATcataaaaatacatttttccTTCCTTATGGTCATGAGTCATGACACATAGGTGATATAGGATATTTTTCGTGGTGATATCGTCCGGAAATGTGTTGAAGAAATACTCTATATAATTTTACTTATGCTTTGctttaaaagatattaaaatttatgtcAATTACAATGTGTGAAACGAGTGTGAAGACAGGTGTACTTATGAACATGTTGAGTATTCTTTAGTTAATTATATGCTCGAATTTATAGGAGCATGGATGGATCTTTTTGTATAAATGCGtgatttattcattttttttaaaaagtttgaaggGCTTTGTTTTAGTGAATATGACTTTTGTAATTGAAAAGGAACAATACCCAACTTTTGTATAGTCTTATTGTTCTACGTAACAGCCACATATTgtatataaaagatatataaagatttttttaggAATCTACAAATTTCATAGAAGCTATTATAGTTTTTATGGGGAATGGCCCTGAAGATACGgctgataaaatatttattttttttaaaataaaaaaccaaagatCCGATCACTGAAGTTGCTTGGCTATTTCATagtatagttttgtttatatagcCCCCATGATTTCTCGGATTCAACACAACGTGCAAAGAGTATcggaaaattaaaaataggtTTTACAAACTAACTATTGTAACTATTaatatttggaaaacaatCTAAGGATTGAAGTCttaaaaaattttttttgttaaaaggttAAGTCTTATAATCTTTTATCACCTAAATAAACTCAGTTGTATcccaaatttttgttggtaaagAAAGTATTTAGTTAGACTGGTGGATTACtcattttttaactttagTCGATTATATTGGATAAACTTTTGGATTCCATCCAATCGATATATCCGATTTGTAATGTCGTTTGGCATTTCTATCGAATCAACGGTCCAATATTTTTATCCAACTAGGAGATTACACCAAGTCACCAAACTATAAACTAACTAACAAATGATAAAATCATATCTCTAGTTGGATTGTGAATGTCTTTtgacaagaaacaaagaatgtCTTGTTACTCTACATGCGTATGcagtgtatatatagatgtacACTCCATGAGGATTATACTTCTTCACTATAATAAAGCATAAAGtttgaagttaaaaaaaaaaaaaaagatgtacacaagcaactacatgaacataTGGTCACATTTACAtactggtttttttttttggtaaaacttTACGTAGTGGTTGCTACTTAGAATACTCTCTATAGGCCCTTTGATTTATAAACTCCTATGAGTACGTACGGTAACGAGCATGCAGTGAGAAACAGGGGATCTTAATTTACGCATCACGATCTTTTTCATTGTCGTAAAGTACTGTTGAAGAGGCAGAGGGCTAAAAGACGCAGAGCTTTTGTAACTAATGTCTACGTGGCCCCTAAAGCCACTCTTCTTTATTGCAgagatttcattttcatttaggGCATCATTAGTTTCAGTTTGTACTTTTGCCCTAATTTCATGAAAACGTTTATAATTagcttttattattttggtttccCGGAAATTAATGGGGGAAAATTGGGTTTGGAACATGGTCCCCTCTACGATCCGAGCCTTATATTCAGTCTGTCATATGTTATTCGCTATTTACACCTTACGTTACACTGTTTATATGTTTAGAGcatttattgaatttttaattagttCATCAACGTACAACATTAGTGTTTGAGCTTTCAATATTCGTCAATCGTCATGACTTGATTGTAAGAAATTTTCCAGATATTATGccaatttatatttaatttatagacGAAGGTAGTTTGTATGTTATTTTCAACCTAAGATCTTGTAAATATAAATcgactagattttaacccgcgatATAacgcgggacgatttattttttaaaggtaatatatattaaaacttgctaattttatttttataaaatatttatattttacagtttataattgttattaagtaacacTATACCACGAATACATtagacaattgttaaaaaactgaagtttttaACTCTTATcaaaacaacatattaataaaattttataaatattctaaatattGATTAAAATACATctaccatataacccaattccaaaataaaacccgttctgtaatttctttacccgtcccttgattttttttaaagtagtaatttttaaaatttaagaattatttattatatatataagttttgaaaattttatcattctctaatacatttatattttatactttaattttatatatagtaacattatacataccacataacatttttagttttatatactcttttctaaattaggatgatttgatatgtttaatattagtggtcttaaaaaaaaaaagattaaagatttaacccgtattgaaacggtggattaattatattttacttttttattaatgttgattcaaaaacccgtccctccagatccgtcttgccaaaaagccatttattttattaatattaattttatttatgatatgactctaaattataatctaaacattttagctaataacataggagtgcaccatatttatttaataaggaatgtaccatatgacccgaatgcactttaACCCAAATCCACCtaaaagtcttgcaaaaatactataaagataagaaaagatagtcggttttgataggtataagattagcaaatatattagttagcttaaattagttaaagaatacaaattgaaaaggtatattacactttattcgaatatagtataaaaacttctataacacagagatttgataattttttaattgttgaatacttttttttgtgttaatttttatgtgattaagatttaattgatttcgtatataaaaaattaaatatgaacttatttgtttataatttggtaacagatagatatttgaatattcggtatattttgcttcagtttagaaaatctttaatgacccgtctttagatccaataagccctataattaagagataaatattgtcgttaaatgattttggtaaccTTAATGACgttattaaaaaattttcttttgattaattttttttaatggcattgtcatgtaattaattacaaaaattaaggttagatttaaaatgtacttcccaaataatatagtaggatataAATACTAATGATATCTGAGatttatataactattttattgaaattctttaagaagaagtagaaactATAAACTACTATGCACATGAATTAAAACTACAGTagaaactttataaattaataatgttgggaccatgaaattttatcaatttatagtgatattaatttatcctataaattaatattaatttattgtataagttaatgaatattaatttatagaaatatttatgtaaaatacaatactatattctttttaaaatgtttcttaatttacttttctatatgctttgttgtttgcatatataattctgttaggttttttttatttacttctttaatttatttttcggCAAGATATTATGTCTGTATATCTACGACATTAACGTGAACGTAAACGTAAACATGAAGCTTAATCCAATTTCTCTTTACATAAATCTTAGCCATGctttctcaaataaaagattttacaaaatcaactaCGATAGATCAAATGCGCAAATAGTTATGTGAGTACAACAGAGATCATACcagttatattttaaaaagagttgtaATTGTAGcttgaacaaaaatttcatataaaaattagtcTTAAGATATATACTTaagatttatgattattaatttataatattattgggactataattttacatagggatttcaaaaaaattattatcttattatcttatcgattttgattaatttttacattgCCCCAATTTAGGACcgacaaaatttattaatttatcgagtattaatttatagagtttatactatattatgtacatatatacatgttaCTAACgtaattaacaaaacagattttatattaaaataaacatatatacgtGCAAATTGACAAGACATTTCCATGTTCAAATGATCAAATCCCATGTTATAAATTCTTGTTCTGACTCTTATATAAAACATTCCTCTTGCTCTAACCTCAAAAGTTGTTACTAATCTGGTTGGGCTGTTTCttaaagttaacaaaaataataattaattacattaAATACCATAGGAAAGTGAAAATTGTTTATTGAGGATTTCAACTAAATTTCTACTTTTAGTCTTTGTATGTTTTCTTGTGTGAAGAATCTGTgtatgttaaaatatttttaatatgataAACTATATCTCATTATTTTTGCCAACTACCTATTGAACTAACAAACATACTGTTTTAGTTACAAAGctccttttgatttttgaaaccTAGCTAGGTGAATAAACCTAAAATCAAATCTGCCATataattttctgttaaaatcAATACTTTggtattattataataataactttTGCTTGGATAATTATTCTAGAGTTTATTgaaattaaaacaacaattCTTTCACtatttaatttactttattttatttctatgcATGActtaatttcattttgttacaccatgatttaatttaatactaatatatagtgagagagaggagagagatcGAGAGAGTAAGAGTGGTGCAGAAGGAATTTCATTGTCGAAGAAAGAGCACGCCCTTCGATAACGTAAATGCAATGCAAACAATAAATGAAGTGAATTCATGAGAAttagtatcatcatcatcaacacacacatcttcatcatcatcacctatCTTCATTCAAACACACACACCGTACGTGAAGATGGATGAAACAATCATGACATGCTTATGCATGCATATTTAAATATGAGTGTAAATATACATGCTTTAAAGCCGTTACATATGGTTTAAAAGATGGAATATTACATCATATAAACGGGAAATGTCTCTTGTTGTAAGCTTCTTATTTTGGATAGAAGATGTACCTTTCACCTACAACTGCACCAGTTACATTGGTGGTTGTGACATTTATTacttctctctatctctctctcactgTCGATTTATTGATTATACGGTGTGAGAAAATTGCATAGAATATTCAACGCACATGACGTTCTCTACCTCTTGAAGACTCAAAATCTGTCCTATATATTAGTAATTTGCAACCGTAGAATTGTCTTTCGTATCAATTctgcatatatttttaaccATTTAATAGTGATGTCGTTTTTCCATTCCATTGATACTCCAACCATTTAATAGTGTGATGATGTGAACTACCAATTTAAACCACATACTCTTATAATTTTGctataagaaatatatatccACTACCACTAGTGATTTTGCAACCAATATGTACACAAAACTAATGATTTATACCAATTAAACGAAGATTtaatacaattgttttttggataaagtaattaaaaatttgggAAAATGAATAACTCGAAACTTGAAACacagaattttgattttacatattttagaAAAGGGTGattaatatgattattatatTACGTCGTGCTCGTGCATGTACATTTTTTCTAAGAATGAATAGGATAAGAAGagtgaaagaaaaagcaaagtGTTAGTTTCCTAGAAAGTTAGAGAAGAGTTATCATTGCTTCGACTGagataaagatgaaaaaacgaggagagagatttgttttcaCTTCATTAATGATTAATCTCTTTTTATAAGCATTAATACTTAATTTGATTTGGAGGATTCTACTAAATCaattaagagaaaaatgtacatgttttcttttattaaaaactagTTTGTCCCTTGGCCGTGGGGAAAGAATGTTTGTTTAAAGACTGTGTCAATTcgttatttttaaaagatcaaTACTATTCGAAAACATATTTGTAAGAAATAGGGTTTTAGGTGAGTGTTTTTCCGAAGGACCAAAACGTTCAGAAAATGTTACAAAGTTCttctataaaaaataaatatataacacaactttaacaaaaaatcagGGGTCGTTATTTGGAATGATAAATGGTCAAGATCAATTCAACAGAAGACAGATCAATACATGTTGATGGGCTAATATGAAAAGGTGTTTTGTATgcacatacacacacacacacatctcttttatccaaatcaacaacaacacatcaaAGCtgcttttttttgctttccttTTCTTACGGGTAATCATTTTTTCATCGCTCTCTTCTCTCACTCCCCTATCAACCCaacatataataattaatcttGGCTTCTTGAACtttttcattctttgtttttgtatctatAAAACTTGAgacaagtttcaaaatcaGACAAGGAAAATCATGTACTATGTAGTAGGGGTTCCCTAATAAGTTCAAAAGCATGCTGACTGTGTCTTAAATCTTAATCGCAGTGTCATAAGATGAGTTTAAGAGtcataattattttgagaGTTCTCTATATCTATACTATATATCCAagcaagaaaattaaaacttgaaaatccACGAAATTCATGATCACATTGCATAACAAAACATGATTTGACAATTCTAATTTTTAGATaatgtttttaacaaaatgattgATCACTAAACCTTGCATAAAATGATTAATCATCTATATTGTATACCaaagttagaaaaatataatagtgGCGGTAATGTAATTTCGGAAACTTAACTCAACCGATAACATTGTTTAGAAGATGCATGGTttttgaaatacaaaaaaaaagaaagtaaaagtaaTAGAGTATgtaccaagaagaagaaaaaaggtagGATACATTGTTAGAAAGTAGAAAGAATGGTGGAAAAGAGAATGATGATGTTAAAAAACGAATAGGGATTTGAGATGAGAAGATCATTCCATATCTCATATACAACACATCGTCGCTTTTCATTGATATAAAAGTGTCATACTCAATAGAGCCCAAaccctttttcttctctctttctattgATTTTAAGAAAGAGATTCTTATTAGATCCCTAAACCCACGTGTTCTTTCATTATTTCGTTTTCTTTggttcttatttttttcccttaaTTTGTCTTACATCCggtaaaattgtaaattatttaaataagaatTCTTGAGCTGTTTTTATAAGTTACACCTTCAAAATCAGATTAGCAAAGGCCTCATTCATATAAGTCACTCATGTTCGAAAGGTTTGATTATACGATAAGTTGTGATCagtcaaaaaaattgaaaaagataaTTGTACACTTACACTATAGtcacaaaaacatataaatgaaGAATTGGTTACTTGGTCAAATCAATTATcgattactatatatatatgctctCGTAGATCGAAATTCTTTAGTCACATCAGTTggaaaatttgacaaaaaagtaAAGCGAAACAAACCACAGAACAATTCACACTAAACACACAAATGACAAATCGAACTGTGTAAGATATACATAATTACAAATACggtcaaaaattcaaaaacggATATAAAAATACCCCGGACATAAAtaattgtttgaaaaaaaattcaagacttatgtatatatgttgcacaaattaattatttatatggaaaattggttaattaaataaagaacTTATAAATTTCAGTTTCAGAAGTTGAAGAATTTAACCGTAGTTTCTTCTACTAGGACGTGGCATTCCTCTTCTCTGGCTTGATGGCCAGTCTCCAGAGTCATTGTGTTCACTGCTTCTCTCAGGATTATAGTAACCTCTTGAGTCATAACCATTGCCTCCTCCTCTACGTCCATGTCCTCTTTGGTTAGTACCGTTATGGTTGTTTAATCTTGAGAACCTTGAAGTAGAACCAGACCGGTTCAGGTCCAATGGCAATGGCTCAATCCCTTGCAAATCAGGCTCTGGGGTGAACCAAACCGGGCGTTTCGACTCATCCATTTTCCTAAATGTAATTGATATCCTGTTGAATAGAACCGGGAAGAAACATACtcataagagaaaaaatgtttgtttatagaagaaaattgatgCAACAATATTTATAACCTTTTTGTAGGAACTGCAGGTACACAGTGCTTAGCTACATCAGCTCCATTTCCATTTAACACCAGAACTGATCtgataaatatgaaaatatccaaaaaaaacagtcTTTGATTTCATACTATTCGACAAGGAATGGCCGAAAGTTTTGAAACTGGGAATTCTTACGAACTTGCTTACCCCACAGGAAGCGGTATTGAGTATGAACCCGAGAAGTCACCAGGACCCTCAACTTTCAGGTTTGAGCCAAAGAGGATATCGCATTCACTGAGGAAAGAGATGGTACAGAAGGGACGGAGAAAGTCGTGGTTGTCGATGTGAGGAGGTATGCAGTCACCTTCATCATAGATGTTCACAATGCAGCTATCGGGCACACAAGTTGGAGGCAGTACATGCCATTTAATCAACTTTCTAATGATTACTTTGAAAAGATGAGGTAGTGGATCCACTTCTTCACGTTGAAGGATACCCGGT
It encodes the following:
- a CDS encoding uncharacterized protein (unknown protein; Has 1 Blast hits to 1 proteins in 1 species: Archae - 0; Bacteria - 0; Metazoa - 0; Fungi - 0; Plants - 1; Viruses - 0; Other Eukaryotes - 0 (source: NCBI BLink).), which translates into the protein MFQTQFSPINFRETKIIKANYKRFHEIRAKVQTETNDALNENEISAIKKSGFRGHVDISYKSSASFSPLPLQQYFTTMKKIVMRKLRSPVSHCMLVTKCQTTLQIGYIDWMESKSLSNIID
- a CDS encoding 2-oxoglutarate (2OG) and Fe(II)-dependent oxygenase superfamily protein (2-oxoglutarate (2OG) and Fe(II)-dependent oxygenase superfamily protein; FUNCTIONS IN: oxidoreductase activity; INVOLVED IN: biological_process unknown; LOCATED IN: cellular_component unknown; EXPRESSED IN: 15 plant structures; EXPRESSED DURING: 7 growth stages; CONTAINS InterPro DOMAIN/s: Oxoglutarate/iron-dependent oxygenase (InterPro:IPR005123); BEST Arabidopsis thaliana protein match is: oxidoreductase, 2OG-Fe(II) oxygenase family protein (TAIR:AT4G36090.2); Has 198 Blast hits to 198 proteins in 53 species: Archae - 0; Bacteria - 4; Metazoa - 53; Fungi - 0; Plants - 122; Viruses - 0; Other Eukaryotes - 19 (source: NCBI BLink).), which produces MGSERASNNVDDNYDEKSENGEDCDNHSLGSWKGSEIVFGSFPEDFSSVLQSRPAVVETASPRMRWADMAQEDEFDEEEEEEEEERDSSRKGFDASSMKTPEKPKLSRDQRENLRLINVKRKKDFICLERVKGKIVNVLDGLELHTGVFSAVEQKRIVDQVYQLQEKGRRGELKKRTFTAPHKWMRGKGRETIQFGCCYNYAPDRAGNPPGILQREEVDPLPHLFKVIIRKLIKWHVLPPTCVPDSCIVNIYDEGDCIPPHIDNHDFLRPFCTISFLSECDILFGSNLKVEGPGDFSGSYSIPLPVGSVLVLNGNGADVAKHCVPAVPTKRISITFRKMDESKRPVWFTPEPDLQGIEPLPLDLNRSGSTSRFSRLNNHNGTNQRGHGRRGGGNGYDSRGYYNPERSSEHNDSGDWPSSQRRGMPRPSRRNYG
- a CDS encoding 2-oxoglutarate (2OG) and Fe(II)-dependent oxygenase superfamily protein is translated as MENDPFLRQYQPSELKIASEFLTNWLPFLSKDLCKDCNHLLSNRIRSLDPASPRMRWADMAQEDEFDEEEEEEEEERDSSRKGFDASSMKTPEKPKLSRDQRENLRLINVKRKKDFICLERVKGKIVNVLDGLELHTGVFSAVEQKRIVDQVYQLQEKGRRGELKKRTFTAPHKWMRGKGRETIQFGCCYNYAPDRAGNPPGILQREEVDPLPHLFKVIIRKLIKWHVLPPTCVPDSCIVNIYDEGDCIPPHIDNHDFLRPFCTISFLSECDILFGSNLKVEGPGDFSGSYSIPLPVGSVLVLNGNGADVAKHCVPAVPTKRISITFRKMDESKRPVWFTPEPDLQGIEPLPLDLNRSGSTSRFSRLNNHNGTNQRGHGRRGGGNGYDSRGYYNPERSSEHNDSGDWPSSQRRGMPRPSRRNYG